A stretch of the Rosa rugosa chromosome 5, drRosRugo1.1, whole genome shotgun sequence genome encodes the following:
- the LOC133709124 gene encoding uncharacterized protein LOC133709124 — protein sequence MEESADAVVESQIIMTEPQDKDQHQDDNESTQYSGVELESREDYTYQFTPSGVFESKDALIEWVRAVGRKNNIVIIIRRSDSGIVGNKKKRPKIKFCCERGGDYKRVLKFDAQKSYAKSQKQTDGDGQKKKRPKASGTKKCGCPFALRGINTVGNEWTLEVICGVHNHPPSQSLHGHSYVGRLSKEEYAMLVDMSTSLMRPKDILTALKKRDKENVTIMKTIYNARRVHRTKVMAGRSQMQCLLHKLREHNYIEHHRSEGDIITDLFWCHPYCLQILRTFPHVLIMDCTYKTNRYCFPLFEIVGVTSTEKTFNVAFVYMSREAEDNYTWALSRLKTLLRDDCTPGVIVTDRELALMNSIRDLFPSSRHLLCKWHINKNVMKECKKKFTTKEGWDAFNGAWNTVVSSATEGEYWKNLKELESKFSTYPNELQYVKSNWLDNYKERFVVAWTDTCMHIGTTTSNRVESAHSKLKKQLSSSQLDFNISWDNIHSLMELHHTDIKASFEKSRCFLQHDFKHDYLKELISYVSITALNKIVCEANRADNIKDLACCSCTIRVTHGLPCAHEIAEYKRSNTPIPIDAVHRHWRQLGVDQPMHTSDTEEKVPVKQHMVRLEKWVEKQNDETRREFLIKIDELMNPGSTFLKEPAERVKTKGRPRKIDTSTRRLPSAWEIDNVLSSQDKNSLSPAVYEVGQDVPHGPIVPVHPTTEKKQPKDVPNKIQSPKDSTFALTTKYNCQFRVGIQPYIIGAYDVESDGNCGYRVVASAMGFGRKSWRRVRRDLLNELDSMPQLYESLFGAKEVKKVKDALNHYNSGSAPKRCWMYFPEMGHLIATCYGVVVIDLSDGQCITFLPLVEHHSGHFSSNELQEIGIGHVNSNHFIHLKLSPGHPLPKVIPNWERNADAKVIHLYSRYQNRLQQYKECCPITVVSETFTLDD from the exons ATGGAAGAAAGTGCAGATGCAGTAGTGGAAAGTCAAATTATCATGACTGAGCCTCAGGATAAG GATCAACATCAAGATGATAATGAATCTACTCAATATAGTGGGGTTGAATTGGAAAGCAGGGAAGATTATACATATCAATTCACGCCAAGCGGG GTCTTTGAAAGTAAAGATGCACTAATTGAGTGGGTTCGTGCTGTTGGAAGAAAGAACAATATAGTGATTATCATTCGGAGGTCTGATTCGGGAATTGTtggtaataaaaaaaaaagaccaaagaTAAAGTTTTGTTGCGAGCGTGGTGGTGACTACAAGCGTGTTTTAAAGTTTGATGCTCAAAAGTCTTATGCAAAGAGTCAGAAACAAACTGATGGAGACGGTCAAAAGAAAAAGCGTCCTAAGGCTAGTGGTACGAAGAAATGTGGGTGTCCATTCGCATTGAGGGGGATTAACACTGTTGGGAATGAATGGACATTGGAGGTTATATGTGGTGTACATAACCATCCTCCTTCTCAATCCCTTCACGGTCACTCATATGTCGGACGCTTATCTAAGGAAGAATATGCAATGTTAGTGGATATGTCAACTAGTTTGATGAGACCCAAGGATATTCTGACTGCTCTCAAGAAACGGGATAAAGAAAACGTAACAATTATGAAGACAATATATAATGCCAGAAGAGTACATCGGACGAAGGTTATGGCTGGGAGATCACAAATGCAATGTTTGCTACATAAGTTGAGAGAACACAATTATATTGAGCATCACAGGAGTGAAGGTGATATTATCACTGACTTGTTTTGGTGTCATCCTTATTGTCTTCAAATTTTACGTACATTTCCACATGTTCTTATCATGGACTGCACGTACAAGACAAATAGATATTGTTTTCCTCTATTCGAGATTGTCGGGGTGACATCTACTGAGAAGACCTTTAATGTTGCATTTGTTTATATGTCAAGAGAGGCGGAAGACAATTACACATGGGCTTTGAGTAGATTGAAGACTCTTTTGCGTGATGACTGTACTCCAGGTGTTATTGTGACTGATCGAGAATTAGCACTTATGAATAGCATTAGAGACTTATTTCCCAGTTCTCGACATCTCTTGTGTAAATGGCATATCAATAAGAACGTGATGAAAGAGTGTAAGAAAAAGTTTACAACGAAAGAAGGGTGGGATGCATTTAATGGTGCTTGGAACACTGTTGTTAGCTCTGCAACTGAGGGTGAGTATTGGAAAAATCTCAAGGAATTGGAGTCTAAGTTTAGTACATATCCCAATGAACTTCAGTATGTGAAGAGCAATTGGTTGGACAACTACAAAGAACGATTTGTGGTTGCATGGACAGATACTTGCATGCACATTGGTACCACTACTTCAAATCG GGTGGAAAGTGCACATTCAAAGCTAAAGAAGCAACTTAGTTCTAGCCAGTTGGACTTCAATATTTCATGGGATAATATACATTCGTTGATGGAGTTGCATCATACTGATATCAAGGCATCTTTTGAGAAGAGCCGATGTTTCCTGCAACATGATTTCAAGCATGATTATTTGAAGGAATTGATAAGTTATGTATCAATTACAGCTTTGAACAAAATAGTGTGTGAAGCTAATAG GGCTGACAATATTAAAGACTTGGCATGTTGTAGTTGTACTATACGTGTTACGCATGGTTTGCCATGTGCACATGAGATTGCTGAGTACAAACGCTCTAATACGCCAATTCCTATTGATGCGGTTCACAGGCATTGGAGACAGTTGGGTGTCGATCAACCCATGCATACTAGTGACACCGAAGAAAAGGTTCCAGTAAAGCAACATATGGTTCGATTGGAGAAGTGGGttgaaaaacaaaatgatgaaACTAGACGAGAATTTTTGATAAAAATTGATGAGCTGATGAATCCAGGTAGTACGTTCCTTAAAGAACCTGCAGAAAGAGTGAAGACAAAAGGGCGTCCACGTAAAATTGACACTAGTACTCGTCGTTTGCCATCCGCATGGGAGATTGATAATGTTCTTTCTAGTCAAGACAAAAACTCACTTTCACCTGCAGTTTATGAAGTTGGTCAAGATGTTCCTCATGGTCCTATTGTTCCTGTTCATCCTACTACAGAAAAGAAACAACCAAAGGATGTTCCGAATAAAATTCAG AGCCCAAAAGACTCTACATTTGCACTTACAACCAAATATAATTGCCAATTCCGAGTTGGAATTCAGCCATATATTATAGGAGCATATGATGTTGAATCTGATGGCAATTGTGGTTATAGAGTTGTGGCTTCGGCAATGGGATTTGGTCGAAAATCATGGCGTCGAGTTCGTAGGGATTTATTGAACGAGTTAGATAGTATGCCACAATTGTATGAAAGTCTCTTTGGTGCTAAAGAGGTTAAGAAGGTTAAGGATGCCCTTAACCATTATAACTCTGGGAGCGCACCTAAAAGATGTTGGATGTATTTCCCAGAAATGGGGCATTTGATTGCAACTTGTTATGGTGTGGTGGTGATCGATTTATCAGATGGGCAATGCATAACATTTCTTCCTCTTGTGGAACACCATAGTGGACATTTCAGTAGCAATGAGCTTCAAGAGATTGGAATTGGTCATGTCAATAGCAATCACTTCatacat CTTAAATTGTCTCCTGGACATCCTTTGCCAAAAGTTATACCAAATTGGGAGAGGAATGCAGACGCCAAAGTTATACATTTGTATTCAAGATACCAGAACCGTCTACAGCAATACAAAGAATGTTGTCCTATTACCGTAGTTTCAGAGACTTTTACACTCGATGATTGA
- the LOC133710380 gene encoding DNA polymerase lambda-like has product MAPRATRNQSPPCDPDGMFAGMVVFLVHNGVQNRRLQIWKQKLVQMGATIELRVTKNVTHILAMNPEALLQEVGSERLGLFKGRVVLYQWLQDSLSSGEKVPEELYLVNLDADKSSSDYNSTENETPNPKKTKLSPENSPHTPSPKTPKALNEDQVTPLQSSSPYSPPDLNSNITQIFGKLINIYRALGDDRRSFSYYKAIPVIERLPFKIQSQDQVKGLPNIGKSMQDHIQEIVTTGKLSKLEHFETDEKVRTISLFGEVWGVGPATAQKLYEKGHRTLDDLKNEESLTNSQKLGLKYFDDIKQRIPRNEAQEMEHLLQKAGEDVLPGVDIVCGGSYRRGKASCGDLDIIITHPDGKSHRGFLPKYVKHLKDMKFLREDLVFSTHSEEGTDSGVDTYFGLCTYPGRELRHRIDIKVYPQEIYAFALIHWTGNDVLNRRLRVLAESKGFLLDDDGLFPATRGSLGQRGMRGSASLKFDTEKEVFEFLGFPWLEPQERNL; this is encoded by the exons ATGGCGCCAAGGGCAACCAGAAACCAAAGTCCACCGTGCGATCCTGACGGAATGTTCGCCGGTATGGTCGTCTTTTTAGTCCACAATGGAGTCCAGAACCGTCGATTGCAG ATTTGGAAGCAGAAACTGGTCCAAATGGGAGCCACTATAGAATTGCGAGTAACCAAAAATGTCACACACATATTGGCTATGAACCCAGAAGCTCTCTTGCAAGAAGTGGGCAGTGAGCGATTGGGTTTGTTTAAAGGA AGAGTTGTACTATATCAGTGGCTACAGGATAGCTTGAGCTCAGGTGAAAAGGTACCTGAAGAATTGTACCTTGTGAATTTGGATGCTGACAAGTCTTCCAGTGATTACAATTCCACTGAAAATGAAACCCCAAATCCCAAAAAGACTAAACTCTCTCCTGAGAATTCACCTCACACTCCAAGCCCTAAAACCcccaaagctctaaatgaggaTCAGGTCACACCATTGCAGTCATCCTCACCCTACAGCCCACCTGATTTGAACAGCAACATAACTCAGATATTTGGAAAGCTTATCAATATTTATAGAG CCTTGGGCGATGACCGGAGATCTTTTAGCTATTACAAGGCTATACCAGTTATAGAGAGGTTGCCGTTCAAGATACAGAGTCAGGACCAAGTTAAAGGCTTACCTAACATTGGAAAGTCAATGCAAGACCAT ATTCAGGAAATAGTGACTACCGGGAAGTTATCCAAGTTGGAGCATTTTGAAACAGATGAAAAG GTACGAACTATCAGCTTATTTGGGGAAGTTTGGGGCGTTGGTCCAGCTACTGCACAAAAATTGTATGAGAAAGGACACCGCACATTAGATGATCTGAAGAATGAAGAATCATTAACAAATTCACAGAAGTTAGGGTTAAAATATTTTGATGATATCAAACAGAGAATTCCACGCAATGAG GCTCAGGAGATGGAACATCTACTACAGAAAGCTGGAGAAGATGTTTTGCCTGGG GTGGACATTGTATGTGGAGGATCATATAGACGCGGGAAAGCTTCTTGTGGGGATCTGGACATTATAATTACACATCCTGATGGAAAAAG TCATAGAGGCTTTTTACCAAAATACGTAAAGCATTTAAAGGATATGAAGTTTCTAAGGGAGGATCTGGTTTTCAGTACACACAGTGAGGAG GGTACTGATTCTGGTGTCGACACATATTTTGGGCTTTGCACATATCCTGGACGAGAGCTGCGCCACCGCATAGATATCAAG GTCTACCCACAGGAAATATATGCATTTGCGCTAATACATTGGACAGGCAATGATGTATTGAATAGGAG GTTGAGAGTTCTAGCCGAATCTAAAGGATTCCTACTTGATGATGATGGGCTATTTCCAGCTACACGGGGCTCTCTCGGTCAACGG GGCATGAGAGGTAGCGCAAGCTTGAAATTTGACACAGAAAAGGAGGTCTTTGAGTTTCTCGGGTTTCCTTGGCTTGAACCACAAGAGAGAAATCTGTGA
- the LOC133710693 gene encoding protein PLASTID REDOX INSENSITIVE 2, chloroplastic-like, producing MSWTGVTPLVSANPPKLHQSSPFYASPSSSSYSSFPTVKVSSSLSQRFSVRSLSLNRQICRAAAEYRFPDPIPDFADAETEKFRTHLLNKLSKKEVYDDSVEEVVGICTEIFGTFLHTEYGGPGTLLVVPFIDMADTLNEQGLPGGPQAARAAIKWAQGHVDKDWKEWTGDDN from the exons ATGAGTTGGACTGGTGTAACTCCCCTTGTATCAGCAAATCCTCCAAAGCTTCACCAATCCTCTCCCTTCTatgcttctccttcttcttcttcttactcttCATTCCCAACTGTTAAGGTTTCATCAAGCTTGTCACAGAGATTTAGTGTTAGGTCCCTTTCCTTAAACAGACAGATATGCAGAGCAGCAGCCGAGTACAGATTTCCGGACCCAATTCCAGATTTTGCTGATGCT GAGACTGAGAAGTTCAGGACCCATCTCCTGAATAAGCTATCCAAGAAAGAGGTGTATGACGACTCTGTTGAAGAGGTCGTAGGGATCTGCACTGAG ATATTTGGTACTTTCTTGCACACCGAGTATGGTGGTCCTGGGACGCTCTTGGTAGTTCCCTTCATTGATATGGCTGATACTCTAAACGAGCAGGGATTACCTGGAGGACCGCAAGCTGCGCGTGCTGCCATCAAATGGGCACAGGGACATGTTGACAAGGACTGGAAGGAATGGACTGGTGATGACAACTGA